Genomic window (Streptomyces liliiviolaceus):
TTCCCGTGATCCGCTTGCCCGCCAGCTTGCCGGTGAGGACCTGGGCCTTGTTCTTCCGGTTCGTGAGGCGCATGCTGCCGTCGGCCTCGACGTCACCCTTGAGCCACGACTCCTGGTCCCGGCCGTCGCAGAAGTACGCGACCGCCTTGCCGTCGCGCAGGGTCACCGCGACCGCGGACGAGTCGTCGTCGGTGCGGCCCGCGTAGTCGGCGTTCGGCACGGTGGACGTGGGCTCGGGCTTCGACGGGCCGGGCGACGGCGACCGCTTGCCCGGCGAGACCGTGGCCGTCACCGCGGGTGCCGGGCTCGCCGACACGGCGTCGGCCGGCGCGTCGCTCCCCGTCGTCCTGCTGCGCGTCCCTGTCGTCGCGTTGAGCGACAGCATGAACAGGGCGAGCAGCAGTCCCGCGAGGAGCGTGAAAAGTGGTCCGGAACGCTTCATCGTGCCTCCCCCGAGGCGTGGCGCGGACAGCCTCACCATGCAAGCGGACCGTGGCTCCCGCGTCCAGAGGCGCACAGGAGCCACTTGGCGGAGATTGGGAGAGCGAGAAGCGGGACAGGGGCGGCCGTCTCGGCAGACGGGCGCCGCGCATCGGGCCGCCGAGGGCTGACTAGGCTGGATGCGGAAGAGCCGATCCGTACATGAACGAGGAGTGTCACCGTGGCGGTACGAGCGGTCCGGGGTGCCGTCCAGCTGGAGCGGGACGAAGCCGGTCACATGGATGAGCAGGTCAGCGAGCTGCTCACCGCCATCCTGGAGCGGAACGGGCTGACCGCCGACGAGCTGATCAGCATCTGGTTCACGGCGACCCCCGACCTGCACAGCGACTTCCCGGCGGCCGCGGCGCGCAAGCTCGGCATCGTCGACGTGCCGCTGATCTGCGCGCAGGAGCTGGACATCGAAGGGGCGATGCCCCGGGTCGTACGGGTCCTCGCGCACATCGAGTCCGACCTGCCGCGCGCCGAGATCGCGCATGTCTACCTGGGCTCCGCGGGCGCGCTGCGCAAGGACATCGCCCAGTGAGAACCGCACTCGTCATCGGCACCGGCCTCATCGGGACGTCGGCCGCGCTGGCCCTGACCGGGCGGGGCGTCGTCGTGCACCTCGCCGACCACGACCCGGGGCAGGCCCGTACCGCGGCGGCGCTCGGCGCCGGCACGGACGAGGAGCCCGCGGGGCCCGTCGACCTCGCGATCATCGCGGCGCCGCCCGCGCACGTGGCCGGCGCGCTCGCCGACGCGATGCGGAGCGGGGTCGCGCGCGCCTACCTCGACGTGGCCAGCGTCAAGGGCGGGCCGCGCCGCGAGCTGGAGGCGCTGGGGCTCGACCTGTCCGCGTACATCGGCTCGCACCCCATGTCGGGCCGGGAGAAGTCGGGCCCGCTGGCCGCCACCGCCGACCTCTTCGAGGGGCGGCCCTGGGTGCTGACGCCGACCCGGGACACCGACACCGAGGTGCTCAACCTCGCGCTGGAGCTCGTCTCGTTCTGCCGGGCCGTTCCGGTGGTGATGGACGCGGACGCCCACGACCGGGCGGTCGCGCTCGTCTCCCACATGCCCCACCTGGTGTCGAGCATGGTCGCCGCACGGCTGGAGAACGCCGAGGAGGCCGCCGTACGCCTCTGCGGCCAGGGCATCCGTGACGTGACCCGGATCGCCGCGTCCGACCCGCGGATGTGGATCGACATCCTCTCCGCGAATCCCGGACCGGTCGCCGACCTCCTCGCGGACGTCTCCGCCGACCTGGACGAGACCGTGCAGGCCCTGCGCGCCCTCCAGTCGTCCGACGAGGCCAAGCGCCGCGCCGGCACCGACGGCATCCAGGACGTCCTGCGCCGCGGCAACGCCGGCCAGATCCGCGTCCCCGGCAAGCACGGCACGGCTCCCGCCACGTACGAGAGCGTCGTCGTCCTCATCGACGACCAGCCGGGCCAGCTGGCCCGCATCTTCGCCGACGCGGGCCGCGCGGGCGTCAACATCGAGGATGTCCGCATCGAGCACGCGACCGGTCAGCAGGTGGGCCTGATCGAGTTGTCGGTGCAGCCGGCGGCGGCGGCGGTGTTGACCGCGGCGCTGCGGGAGCGGGGCTGGGCGATCCGGCAGTAGGGGCGCGTCGTGTGCGACGACACCCCGCCGACCGCGACGCAGCGGGGGCGGGGGCGGGAAGAGGCCGGGGCGTGGGCCGGGGCGCCGCGGGGGCCGTAAGCCGGGGTCCGGGGAGCCAGTAACCTTGTTCGGGGCGCGCTCGTGCCCGAACCAGCCAGTACCCCGTACCAGGAAGGTGTCCGCACCCGTGGAATCCACCGACGCCCGGACCGCCCCGGCCGTGATTGTCGCCATCGACGGTCCCTCCGGCACCGGCAAGTCGAGCACCTCGAAGGCCGTCGCGGCACAGCTCGGCCTGAGCTACCTGGACACGGGCGCCCAGTACCGGGCGATCACCTGGTGGATGGTGAACAACGGCATCGACGTCGCCGACCCCTCCTCCGTCGCGGACGCGGCCGGCAAGCCCGACATCGTGTCCGGTACGGACCCCTCGGCGCCCGGCATCACGGTCGACGGCACCGATGTCGCGGGCCCGATCCGCACCCAGGAGGTCACCTCGAAGGTCAGCGCGGTCAGCGCCGTCCCCGAGGTCCGCGCCCGGATCACCGAGCTGCAGCGCTCGATCGCCTCGGCGGCCGGACAGGGCATCGTCGTCGAGGGCCGCGACATCGGTACGACCGTGCTGCCCGACGCCGACCTCAAGATCTTCCTCACCGCCTCGCCGGAGGCCCGCGCCGCCCGCCGCAGCGGTGAGCTGAAGGGCGCCGACGTCGCCGCCACCCGCGAGGCGCTCATCAAGCGGGACACCGCCGACTCCACCCGCAAGACCTCTCCGCTCGCGAAGGCGGCCGACGCGGTCGAGGTGGACACCTCCGACCTCACGCTCCAGCAGGTCATCGAGTGCGTCGTCACCCTCGTCGAGGAGAAGCGGGCCGCGAAGTGAGCCAAGCCCGGAACCCAGCGGCCACAGCCCCGACGTCCACAGCCCCGACGGCCCGGCGGGCCGACGTCGGCCGCCGGATCGGCGTCGGCCTGATGTACGGGCTGTGGAAGCCGCGCGTCCTGGGGGCCTGGCGGGTTCCGGCGACCGGTCCGGCGATCCTCGCCGTCAACCACTCCCACATGATCGACGGCCCGATGGTCATGGGTGTGGCACCCCGGCCCACGCACTTCCTGATCAAGAAAGAGGCGTTCGTCGGCCCGCTGGACCCCTTCCTCCTCGCCATCGGGCAGGTGAAGGTGGACCGCACGGTCGCCGACCGCACCGCGATCACCCGGGCGCTGGGCGTCCTGGAGGACGGCGGCGTCCTCGGGATCTTCCCCGAGGGCACCCGCGGCGAGGGGGACTTCGCCTCGCTGCGCGCCGGGCTCTCCTACTTCGCGGTCCGCAGCGGGGCCCCGATCGTGCCGGTCGCCGTCCTGGGGAGCACCGACCGGCGCGGACGGCTGATAAAGCAGCTGCCCCCGCTGCGCAGCCGGGTCGACGTCGTCTTCGGCGACCCCTTCGAGGCGGGCGACGGCAGCGGACGGCGTACGCGCAAGGCGCTCGACGAGGCGACCGTGCGCATCCAGAAGCAGCTCTCCGCGCACCTGGAAAACGCCAGGCGTCTCACGGGGCGCTGAGTAACACTTGAGTACTTGAGTAGTGGATCGTCCGATACGGGCGGTTCCACCGATCACCACGATGAACGAGGTACGGACTTCATGAACGACCAGATCCAGCCCGACGGCTCGGAGCACGAGCACGGGGCGCTTGGCGATGCCGAGTACGCGGAGTTCATGGAGCTCGCCGCGGAAGAGGGCTTCGACGCCGAGGACATCGAGGGCGCGATCGAGGCGGCCGGCCACGGCCCGCTCCCGGTCCTCGCCGTCGTCGGCCGCCCGAACGTCGGCAAGTCGACCCTGGTGAACCGCATCATCGGCCGTCGCGAGGCCGTCGTCGAGGACAAGCCGGGCGTCACCCGCGACCGCGTCACCTACGACGCGGAGTGGGCGGGCCGCCGCTTCAAGCTCGTCGACACCGGCGGCTGGGAGCAGGACGTCCTCGGCATCGACGCGTCCGTGGCCGCGCAGGCCGAGTTCGCCATCGAGGCGGCCGACGCGGTCGTCTTCGTCGTCGACGCCAAGGTCGGCGCCACCGACACCGACGAGGCCGTCGTGCGGCTGCTGCGCAAGGCAGGCAAGCCCGTCGTGCTGTGCGCCAACAAGGTCGACGGCCTGAGCGGCGAGGCCGACGCCTCGTACCTGTGGTCCCTGGGGCTCGGCGAGCCGCACCCCGTCTCGGCGCTGCACGGCCGCGGCACCGGCGACATGCTGGACGCCGTCCTGGAGGCGCTGCCCGAGGCGCCCGCGCAGACCTTCGGCATCGCGGTCGGCGGCCCCCGCCGCATCGCGCTCATCGGCCGCCCGAACGTCGGCAAGTCGTCGCTGCTGAACAAGGTGGCCGGCGAGGACCGCGTGGTCGTCAACGAGATCGCCGGCACCACCCGCGACCCGGTCGACGAGCTGATCGAGCTGGGCGGTGTCACCTGGAAGTTCGTCGACACGGCCGGTATCCGCAAGCGGGTCCACCTCCAGCAGGGCGCCGACTACTACGCCTCGCTGCGCACCGCCGCCGCCGTCGAGAAGGCGGAGGTCGCGGTCATCCTGCTGGACGCCAGCGAGAACATCAGCGTCCAGGACCAGCGCATCGTGACGATGGCCGTCGAGGCGGGCCGCGCGATCGTGCTGGCCTTCAACAAGTGGGACACCCTCGACGAGGAGCGCCGCTACTACCTGGAGCGGGAGATCGAGACCGAGCTCCTCCAGGTGGCGTGGGCGCCGCGGGTCAACGTCTCGGCGCGTACGGGCCGCCACATGGAGAAGCTGGTCCCGGCGATCGAGGCCGCGCTGGCGGGCTGGGAGGCGCGGGTCCCGACGGGCCGTCTGAACGCCTTCCTGGGCGAGCTGGTCGCCGCCCATCCGCACCCGATCCGGGGCGGCAAGCAGCCGCGCATCCTCTTCGGCACGCAGGCGGGCACCAAGCCGCCGCGGTTCGTGCTGTTCTCCTCGGGCTTCATCGAGCACGGCTACCGCCGGTTCGTGGAGCGCCGTCTGCGCGAGGAGTTCGGCTTCGAGGGCACGCCGATCCACATCTCGGTGCGGGTGCGCGAGAAGCGCGGCAAGAAGAAGTAGCAGCCGCCGCCGTACGAGCGGTGTGCGGACACGGGAGAGGGCCCCGGCGCGAAGCAGGGGCCCTCTCCCGTTCCGTTCAGCCCGCGTCAGCGTTCCCTGCGCGGACCGGGCGGCAGCGCCGCCGGCGTCAGACCCGTGGCGTGCTGCCGCAGGCCGTACACGGTCG
Coding sequences:
- the aroH gene encoding chorismate mutase, producing MAVRAVRGAVQLERDEAGHMDEQVSELLTAILERNGLTADELISIWFTATPDLHSDFPAAAARKLGIVDVPLICAQELDIEGAMPRVVRVLAHIESDLPRAEIAHVYLGSAGALRKDIAQ
- a CDS encoding prephenate dehydrogenase yields the protein MRTALVIGTGLIGTSAALALTGRGVVVHLADHDPGQARTAAALGAGTDEEPAGPVDLAIIAAPPAHVAGALADAMRSGVARAYLDVASVKGGPRRELEALGLDLSAYIGSHPMSGREKSGPLAATADLFEGRPWVLTPTRDTDTEVLNLALELVSFCRAVPVVMDADAHDRAVALVSHMPHLVSSMVAARLENAEEAAVRLCGQGIRDVTRIAASDPRMWIDILSANPGPVADLLADVSADLDETVQALRALQSSDEAKRRAGTDGIQDVLRRGNAGQIRVPGKHGTAPATYESVVVLIDDQPGQLARIFADAGRAGVNIEDVRIEHATGQQVGLIELSVQPAAAAVLTAALRERGWAIRQ
- the cmk gene encoding (d)CMP kinase; its protein translation is MESTDARTAPAVIVAIDGPSGTGKSSTSKAVAAQLGLSYLDTGAQYRAITWWMVNNGIDVADPSSVADAAGKPDIVSGTDPSAPGITVDGTDVAGPIRTQEVTSKVSAVSAVPEVRARITELQRSIASAAGQGIVVEGRDIGTTVLPDADLKIFLTASPEARAARRSGELKGADVAATREALIKRDTADSTRKTSPLAKAADAVEVDTSDLTLQQVIECVVTLVEEKRAAK
- a CDS encoding lysophospholipid acyltransferase family protein codes for the protein MRRHPRRGEAGREVSQARNPAATAPTSTAPTARRADVGRRIGVGLMYGLWKPRVLGAWRVPATGPAILAVNHSHMIDGPMVMGVAPRPTHFLIKKEAFVGPLDPFLLAIGQVKVDRTVADRTAITRALGVLEDGGVLGIFPEGTRGEGDFASLRAGLSYFAVRSGAPIVPVAVLGSTDRRGRLIKQLPPLRSRVDVVFGDPFEAGDGSGRRTRKALDEATVRIQKQLSAHLENARRLTGR
- the der gene encoding ribosome biogenesis GTPase Der gives rise to the protein MNDQIQPDGSEHEHGALGDAEYAEFMELAAEEGFDAEDIEGAIEAAGHGPLPVLAVVGRPNVGKSTLVNRIIGRREAVVEDKPGVTRDRVTYDAEWAGRRFKLVDTGGWEQDVLGIDASVAAQAEFAIEAADAVVFVVDAKVGATDTDEAVVRLLRKAGKPVVLCANKVDGLSGEADASYLWSLGLGEPHPVSALHGRGTGDMLDAVLEALPEAPAQTFGIAVGGPRRIALIGRPNVGKSSLLNKVAGEDRVVVNEIAGTTRDPVDELIELGGVTWKFVDTAGIRKRVHLQQGADYYASLRTAAAVEKAEVAVILLDASENISVQDQRIVTMAVEAGRAIVLAFNKWDTLDEERRYYLEREIETELLQVAWAPRVNVSARTGRHMEKLVPAIEAALAGWEARVPTGRLNAFLGELVAAHPHPIRGGKQPRILFGTQAGTKPPRFVLFSSGFIEHGYRRFVERRLREEFGFEGTPIHISVRVREKRGKKK